Proteins encoded within one genomic window of Candidatus Zixiibacteriota bacterium:
- a CDS encoding PspC domain-containing protein, whose amino-acid sequence MTQRLYRSQMDRKIAGVCGGIAEYFDIDPTMVRIAALALIFLHGIGILIYVIAWIAMPKKPIQLEIEKLNMTPPPTTEKPPSKQRGMIPGIILISVGALILMHNMYWWWFDFEYLFPAILIVIGVIILVSMAGRKNSNNDMLPQEGTK is encoded by the coding sequence ATGACCCAACGGCTGTATCGTTCACAGATGGACCGCAAGATTGCCGGAGTTTGCGGTGGAATCGCGGAGTACTTTGATATCGACCCGACCATGGTGCGCATCGCCGCTCTGGCTTTGATATTCCTGCACGGAATCGGGATTCTGATTTATGTCATCGCCTGGATTGCGATGCCGAAAAAGCCGATTCAACTGGAAATTGAGAAGCTGAATATGACGCCGCCGCCGACGACAGAAAAACCGCCTTCAAAGCAGCGCGGCATGATTCCCGGAATCATTCTGATTTCGGTCGGCGCTCTGATTTTGATGCATAACATGTACTGGTGGTGGTTCGACTTTGAGTATCTCTTCCCGGCAATCCTGATTGTCATTGGGGTGATTATACTGGTCAGCATGGCGGGACGGAAGAATTCCAATAATGATATGCTTCCACAGGAGGGGACAAAATGA
- a CDS encoding DUF5668 domain-containing protein, which yields MTPSRLRWGLLLLAIGVMLLLNNLGALDWSYWGELIIWWPLILIAIGLEKVFQRSKWSFIAYLSPLILIVAMVAVAVETGSEGEDKGYFSTYRWEQPTDATMTLLDVTVEHGGADIFMNRTTTDLISARFDRFSRKPEIKFEEINGVGRLEIKRRFGREGVIVIDGHRYGRDWTMSLPENVPIKMKTRGEDADVSLTFQNNRLEYLKIDNDDGEIYLKVGSQSPRVELEISGDDSRFDLRVPRDAGLTIDGEEYASYLKAMDLAEEGGLYRSVGFDSAAVQVHLKLGRNLSHLSIDYY from the coding sequence ATGACGCCGAGCCGTCTGCGGTGGGGACTCCTTTTGCTTGCCATAGGAGTAATGCTTCTACTCAATAATCTGGGGGCGCTGGATTGGTCCTATTGGGGGGAACTTATAATCTGGTGGCCGCTGATTCTGATTGCCATCGGCTTGGAAAAGGTATTCCAGAGGTCGAAATGGAGTTTTATCGCCTATCTTTCACCGCTGATTCTGATTGTCGCCATGGTGGCTGTGGCAGTCGAAACGGGGTCGGAAGGGGAAGATAAAGGCTATTTTTCTACCTATCGCTGGGAGCAGCCGACCGATGCCACCATGACTCTCCTGGATGTCACGGTTGAGCATGGCGGGGCCGATATTTTTATGAACCGGACGACGACCGACCTGATTTCGGCGCGCTTCGACCGCTTTTCCCGCAAGCCGGAAATAAAATTTGAAGAGATCAACGGTGTCGGCCGGCTCGAAATCAAGCGACGATTCGGGCGGGAAGGGGTGATTGTGATTGACGGACATCGCTACGGCCGCGACTGGACCATGTCGCTCCCCGAAAATGTCCCGATTAAAATGAAGACCCGGGGGGAGGACGCTGACGTCAGTTTGACTTTTCAGAACAATCGTCTCGAATATCTCAAAATAGACAACGATGACGGAGAAATATATCTGAAAGTGGGGTCGCAGAGCCCCAGGGTGGAACTGGAGATTTCGGGGGATGATTCCCGCTTTGATTTGCGAGTGCCGCGCGATGCCGGTCTGACCATTGACGGCGAGGAATATGCCTCTTATTTGAAGGCTATGGATTTGGCGGAAGAGGGAGGATTGTATCGTTCAGTCGGTTTTGATTCGGCGGCAGTGCAGGTGCATCTGAAACTGGGGCGGAATCTCAGCCATCTATCGATTGATTATTACTGA
- the cmk gene encoding (d)CMP kinase codes for MSKPYKLTGFSGKIIAIDGPAGSGKSTTAKLLASRLGYIYLDTGAMYRSVTLYALRRGIPLGDSAALGEAARKMKITFRNEEDHNLVFLNGEDVSTAIRTPEVTAAVSQVSAHKEVREAMVRQQKELGKDGNIVAEGRDTTSVVFPDADLKIYLEASIEERARRRLLDFARLNIPSSLEDQKEELARRDAYDSGREHSPLTRTGDAVVIDTSNLTIEEQVEKIIKLAKARFSGV; via the coding sequence ATGTCAAAACCGTACAAGTTGACCGGATTTTCCGGGAAGATAATTGCCATTGATGGCCCGGCCGGCTCCGGCAAATCTACCACAGCCAAATTGCTGGCGTCCCGATTGGGATATATCTATCTCGACACGGGTGCGATGTATCGTTCGGTGACATTATATGCCTTGCGGCGCGGAATTCCTCTTGGTGACAGCGCCGCGCTCGGCGAGGCGGCGAGAAAGATGAAGATTACATTTCGGAATGAAGAGGACCACAATCTGGTCTTTTTGAACGGGGAAGATGTAAGCACTGCGATTCGAACTCCCGAAGTGACCGCGGCGGTTTCGCAGGTTTCGGCGCACAAAGAAGTGCGGGAAGCGATGGTGCGCCAGCAGAAGGAACTTGGCAAAGACGGCAACATTGTGGCGGAAGGGAGAGATACGACGTCGGTCGTCTTCCCTGATGCCGACCTCAAAATATATCTGGAGGCGTCGATTGAAGAACGGGCGCGTCGCCGCCTGCTCGATTTTGCCCGTCTCAATATTCCCTCCTCACTGGAAGACCAGAAGGAGGAATTGGCTCGTCGCGACGCTTACGACAGCGGGCGGGAGCATTCCCCGCTTACCCGTACCGGCGATGCTGTGGTGATTGATACCTCCAATCTGACTATCGAGGAGCAGGTGGAAAAGATTATCAAACTTGCCAAAGCGCGATTTTCGGGAGTATGA
- a CDS encoding lysophospholipid acyltransferase family protein — MRPFYFCCIILVRMLARLIFRIKIYGSDKVPSEGAFILASNHISYYDPPLVGSFVKREVHFLAKRELFRNKLFGKLISSLNAHPLNRQGFDKKALELAERLLREGSGLIIFPEGTRAKQGKFLAPRPGIGMIAINSGAPVVPVYIHGANRLWRCFIGKEKLAIVYGAPMDKDETRRFEQDKEGYHRLAEEIMRRIDSLKEDLLKRSRKA; from the coding sequence ATGAGACCGTTCTATTTCTGTTGCATAATCCTCGTCCGAATGCTCGCCCGTCTGATATTCCGCATCAAGATTTACGGTTCCGATAAGGTGCCCTCAGAGGGGGCGTTTATTCTGGCCAGTAACCATATCTCCTATTATGACCCGCCGCTGGTGGGGAGTTTCGTGAAGCGGGAGGTTCATTTTTTGGCGAAGAGGGAACTCTTCCGCAATAAGCTGTTCGGGAAGCTGATATCGTCGCTCAATGCGCATCCCCTTAATCGGCAGGGGTTTGACAAAAAAGCGCTGGAGCTTGCCGAGCGGTTGTTAAGAGAAGGGAGCGGGTTGATTATTTTTCCGGAAGGGACCAGGGCTAAACAGGGGAAGTTTCTGGCGCCTCGTCCCGGGATAGGGATGATAGCGATAAACAGCGGGGCGCCGGTGGTGCCGGTCTATATTCATGGCGCAAACCGGCTCTGGCGCTGCTTTATCGGCAAAGAGAAGCTGGCGATAGTTTATGGCGCGCCGATGGATAAAGATGAAACAAGAAGATTTGAGCAGGATAAGGAGGGGTATCATAGGCTGGCCGAGGAGATAATGCGTCGTATTGATAGCCTGAAAGAAGACTTATTGAAAAGGTCAAGGAAGGCTTGA